A stretch of the Sinorhizobium alkalisoli genome encodes the following:
- a CDS encoding DUF4214 domain-containing protein, with product MFARLAVGTVCLLATIAPASADILWGVNGHPFTAYPGVGIERQLDIVRDLGMKSYRVNIPDVGKARDLGRLVKEGKARGIDILPVITPSNVDLAKDSADELYNKARAFAVTLASQFKDDIRVWELGNEMENHAIIKPCEKRDDGSQYPCEWGPAGGVAPLDYYGPRWAKVSAVLKGLSDGMTEVDPQIRKAIGTAGWGHLGAFERMRQDGIKWDISVWHMYGEDPEWAFKELARYGHPIWVTEFNNPYGSQRSEQQQADGLKQAMMRIRELEGKYKVEAAHIYELLDETYWAPGFEAYMGLVRLVAKGDGGWTLGEPKPAYIAVRDLIRGKRPIPVPRRDCDMAESRTSDPLAVRQARFAFCLVLGRQGDPEEMERWVDALEKSETTVAAMTIALMKSDEFNGRYATFGLTDRSYVSFLYLLILGRAADPDGLDSYAKTLSGGTITRESVALGMILSSEFQLKYASHLGSDTGTAEPPG from the coding sequence ATGTTCGCTCGACTGGCAGTCGGAACAGTGTGTCTGTTGGCTACGATCGCCCCGGCCTCCGCGGACATTCTCTGGGGCGTCAACGGTCATCCGTTCACCGCCTATCCCGGCGTCGGAATTGAACGGCAGCTCGATATTGTCAGGGATCTCGGGATGAAGTCCTACCGCGTGAACATTCCCGATGTTGGGAAGGCGCGGGACTTGGGCCGACTTGTGAAGGAAGGAAAGGCCCGCGGGATAGATATTCTTCCTGTGATCACCCCGAGCAATGTCGATCTCGCTAAGGACAGCGCCGACGAGCTCTACAATAAGGCCCGCGCGTTCGCCGTCACACTCGCCTCACAGTTCAAGGACGACATCCGCGTCTGGGAGCTCGGCAACGAGATGGAAAACCATGCCATCATCAAACCTTGCGAAAAGCGCGACGACGGCAGCCAGTATCCCTGCGAGTGGGGCCCTGCCGGCGGCGTGGCACCCCTGGACTACTATGGGCCGCGCTGGGCGAAGGTCAGTGCGGTACTGAAGGGTTTGTCGGACGGCATGACGGAGGTCGATCCACAGATCCGCAAAGCGATCGGCACGGCCGGTTGGGGACATCTCGGCGCCTTTGAACGGATGCGGCAGGACGGAATCAAATGGGATATTTCCGTCTGGCATATGTATGGCGAAGACCCGGAATGGGCCTTCAAGGAACTCGCACGTTACGGCCACCCGATCTGGGTCACCGAGTTCAACAATCCCTATGGAAGCCAGCGCAGCGAACAGCAGCAAGCCGACGGACTGAAACAGGCGATGATGCGCATCCGGGAGCTTGAGGGAAAGTACAAGGTGGAGGCCGCGCATATTTACGAACTGCTGGACGAGACCTATTGGGCTCCCGGCTTCGAGGCCTACATGGGCCTGGTACGCCTGGTCGCGAAGGGCGATGGTGGCTGGACACTAGGGGAACCAAAGCCGGCCTACATTGCGGTCAGGGATCTTATCCGCGGGAAACGCCCGATACCGGTTCCGCGCAGAGACTGTGACATGGCGGAAAGCAGGACGTCCGATCCGCTGGCGGTCCGACAGGCGCGTTTTGCCTTCTGCCTTGTGCTTGGGCGGCAGGGCGACCCGGAAGAGATGGAGCGCTGGGTGGACGCATTGGAGAAGAGCGAAACAACTGTCGCGGCCATGACCATCGCCTTGATGAAATCCGACGAGTTCAACGGGCGATATGCAACCTTCGGTCTGACCGACCGATCCTACGTCAGCTTCCTATATCTCCTGATTCTGGGCCGCGCGGCCGACCCAGACGGCCTCGACAGCTACGCCAAGACGCTAAGCGGAGGCACGATAACCCGGGAAAGCGTGGCCTTGGGCATGATACTCTCGAGCGAGTTCCAGCTCAAATACGCGTCCCACCTCGGCTCCGATACCGGGACAGCAGAGCCGCCCGGCTAG
- the phnC gene encoding phosphonate ABC transporter ATP-binding protein: MFQLKDVTRRFGKKTAVSSVSFDIPQGQMVGIIGRSGAGKSTLLRMINRLVDLSSGSIVFGGVEVSSLKGAALRNWQRDCAMIFQQFNLVPRLDVLTNVLLGRLNHRSTVSSILNLFSREERIMAIGALERLGIEQTALQQAGTLSGGQQQRVAIARALMQQPRVLLADEPIASLDPLNAKIVMDALRDISERDGITVVTNLHTLDTARNYCERIIGMAQGRVVFDGQPNDLTAAAVAEIYGADTPIEESMTSTSINIPAAVPQEQTASAGFKPLALAGT, from the coding sequence ATGTTTCAGTTGAAGGATGTCACTCGCCGGTTCGGCAAGAAAACCGCCGTCAGTTCGGTCAGTTTCGACATCCCCCAAGGCCAAATGGTCGGCATTATCGGTCGTTCCGGTGCGGGCAAGTCGACGCTCTTGCGCATGATCAATCGTCTCGTCGACCTCTCTTCGGGCTCGATCGTATTCGGCGGCGTCGAGGTGTCCTCGCTCAAGGGTGCGGCCCTGCGCAATTGGCAGCGCGATTGCGCGATGATCTTCCAGCAGTTCAACCTCGTGCCGCGCCTCGACGTGCTGACCAACGTGCTGCTCGGCCGGCTCAATCACCGCTCGACGGTATCGAGCATTCTCAACCTGTTCAGCCGCGAAGAACGCATCATGGCGATCGGCGCGCTCGAGCGGCTCGGCATCGAACAGACGGCTCTGCAGCAGGCCGGCACCCTTTCCGGCGGGCAGCAGCAACGCGTGGCGATCGCCCGTGCGCTAATGCAGCAGCCGAGGGTGCTGCTCGCCGACGAGCCGATCGCTTCGCTCGACCCGCTCAATGCCAAGATCGTCATGGACGCGCTGCGCGACATCAGCGAACGGGACGGCATTACCGTCGTCACCAATCTGCACACGCTCGATACGGCGCGGAACTATTGCGAGCGCATCATCGGCATGGCGCAGGGTCGCGTCGTGTTCGACGGGCAACCGAACGATCTGACCGCCGCGGCCGTCGCAGAGATCTATGGCGCAGACACCCCGATCGAGGAGTCGATGACTTCGACCAGCATCAATATTCCCGCGGCGGTTCCGCAGGAACAAACGGCATCGGCCGGCTTCAAGCCGCTGGCACTGGCCGGCACCTGA
- the phnD gene encoding phosphonate ABC transporter substrate-binding protein, translating into MLKKALLGAVALFALVGHARAEDLKEFRIGILGGENEADRLRNFQCMIDKLPAAIGVEKVSLFPAADYDGVIQGLLGGTLDYAELGASGYAKIYLAKADAVEPILTTVQTDGSTGYHSIMVARKDSGITKLEDLKGKKLGFADPDSTSGYLVPLVTLPEAIGAPVKEFFGETGFGGGHENLVLEVVKGNFDAGTTWGSGVGEFKDGYTSGNLHKMVEKGILDMNDLVELWKSPLIPNGPIVVRSSMNDDMKAKFKQFMMNLPKTDAACFSAIQGGDFTGFVEVNSDFYKPIIDARKATIGG; encoded by the coding sequence ATGTTGAAGAAAGCTCTTCTTGGCGCCGTAGCGCTCTTTGCCCTCGTCGGCCATGCCCGGGCCGAAGATCTCAAGGAATTCCGCATCGGCATACTCGGCGGCGAAAACGAAGCGGACCGCCTGCGCAACTTCCAATGCATGATCGACAAGCTGCCGGCGGCAATCGGCGTCGAAAAGGTTTCGCTGTTCCCGGCCGCCGATTATGACGGCGTCATCCAGGGTCTGCTCGGCGGCACGCTAGACTATGCCGAACTCGGCGCGTCCGGCTATGCCAAGATCTACCTGGCCAAGGCCGATGCCGTCGAGCCGATCCTGACGACGGTCCAGACCGACGGCTCGACCGGCTATCACTCGATCATGGTCGCCCGCAAGGATTCCGGCATCACCAAGCTCGAGGACCTCAAGGGCAAGAAGCTCGGCTTCGCCGATCCGGATTCCACCTCGGGCTACCTCGTTCCCCTCGTCACCCTGCCGGAAGCCATCGGCGCGCCGGTGAAGGAATTCTTCGGCGAGACCGGTTTCGGCGGCGGCCATGAGAACCTCGTCCTCGAAGTCGTCAAGGGCAATTTCGATGCCGGCACGACCTGGGGTTCGGGCGTCGGCGAATTCAAGGACGGCTATACTTCGGGCAACCTGCACAAGATGGTCGAGAAGGGCATTCTCGATATGAACGACCTCGTCGAGCTCTGGAAGTCCCCGCTGATCCCGAACGGCCCGATCGTCGTGCGCTCCTCGATGAACGACGACATGAAGGCGAAGTTCAAGCAGTTCATGATGAACCTGCCGAAGACGGACGCCGCCTGCTTCTCCGCCATCCAGGGCGGCGACTTCACCGGTTTTGTCGAAGTCAATAGCGACTTCTACAAGCCGATCATCGACGCTCGCAAGGCGACGATCGGCGGCTGA
- the phnE gene encoding phosphonate ABC transporter, permease protein PhnE, translating into MATSMLSSQLSENGALVDRHWQELNARRRLYTWAGLAALAVALFASLWFANGSNAGKFFERLPHFFDFVGDLMPRDGMEVVRAMFDLPSPYDDGSFKYNYPDGRLYLTDSIYIPEYFHKMLETVNIAIFSTVIGAFFGFILCFLAARNLMPNPWIRGAVRRIMEVLRAFPEVVIAGFFLAILSLGPIPAIAAVSIHTIGALGKLFFEVVENADMKAEEGLRAVGGNWIERVWFGIVPQVLPNFMSYFLLRLEINVRASTIIGAVGGGGIGEVLRLSIGQGHQAKTLAIVILLFATICAVDQFSAWFRRRLVGDQAFQLTQ; encoded by the coding sequence ATGGCCACCTCCATGCTATCCAGCCAGTTAAGCGAAAACGGCGCTCTTGTGGACCGTCACTGGCAAGAGCTCAACGCCCGTCGGCGCCTTTACACCTGGGCCGGCCTTGCAGCGCTTGCGGTGGCGCTCTTTGCCTCACTCTGGTTCGCCAACGGCTCGAATGCCGGCAAGTTCTTCGAACGCCTGCCGCATTTCTTCGATTTCGTTGGCGATCTGATGCCGCGCGACGGAATGGAGGTCGTCCGGGCCATGTTCGATCTGCCGTCGCCCTATGACGACGGCAGCTTCAAATACAACTATCCGGACGGCCGGCTCTATCTGACCGACAGCATCTACATCCCTGAATACTTCCACAAGATGCTCGAGACGGTGAACATCGCCATCTTCTCGACGGTGATCGGGGCCTTCTTCGGCTTCATCCTGTGCTTTCTGGCCGCGCGAAACCTCATGCCCAATCCATGGATCCGCGGCGCGGTGCGCCGGATAATGGAGGTGCTGCGCGCCTTTCCCGAGGTGGTGATCGCCGGCTTTTTCCTGGCAATCCTTTCGCTCGGACCCATTCCCGCCATCGCCGCGGTTTCGATCCATACGATCGGTGCACTCGGCAAGCTGTTCTTCGAGGTGGTCGAGAATGCCGACATGAAGGCGGAGGAGGGTCTGCGTGCCGTCGGCGGCAACTGGATAGAGCGCGTCTGGTTCGGCATCGTGCCGCAGGTTCTCCCGAATTTCATGAGCTACTTTCTGCTGCGCCTCGAGATCAATGTTCGAGCCTCGACGATCATCGGTGCGGTCGGTGGGGGCGGCATCGGCGAAGTCCTGCGTCTGTCGATCGGCCAGGGGCATCAGGCAAAGACACTGGCGATCGTCATCCTGCTCTTCGCGACGA